The DNA segment CAGAAGCGACAGCTGAAACGAACATGTCAGTCACATCGGCGTCACAAGCGGCCTCGGATACGAGCGCGGCTGAACAGCAAGATGCCTGGTTAGTGACACTGGGCGGACTGAGTATTGAAAACTACGATATTCAACTTGCGGAATATAAACTCACCCAAACCGCACAGCAATGGCGTGTTTATCCCCTTAATTTTGCAACACAAACCATAGTGAGCGATTTAAAGGCGCCAATCGAATACGAGCTTTCCTTTGCTCTGAATGATAAAGGACGCTTTATCTCCAAGGGGCAAGTCGATGTGCCTAGTGAGTCAATTAACGCCGACCTTAAAGTCGAGCAGCTCGCCTTAGCCCAATTCCAACCCTACCTTGCGCCCTATGTGAATATGCAGCTCAGCAGCGGCCTGTTAAGCAGTGATGGCAAGCTAAATGCCGACGGCAAAGGCAAAGCGATTTATCAAGGCAGTGTTGAGCTGGATGATTTGAGTATCCTCGACAACATTCGTAAAGCACCCTTAGTTAAATGGCAAAAAATGCATATTAATCAGCTCGATTTCGACCAGCAGCTGAATAAAATTAATATCGACCATCTAAGCTTTAATCAGCCCTACGCTAAGGTGGTTATTGCTAAGGATCGCACGACCAATATCAGCAATCTAATTGTAGAAACGCCTGCGACCGACAAGTCTAAGTCGACTGCGACAACGGCCAAGACAGAGGCCAAGCCGCAGAGCAGCCCCGATGCAACGGCTAAGCAGCCCGAATTAAGCTTAGATATTCAGAAAATCAGCTTTAACCAAGGCTCAGCATTTTTCGCCGATAACTCCCTCACGCCTAACTTTGCTTCAGGCATTGAGCAGCTTGAGGGCAATATCAGTCACTTATCCTCCAAACCCGGCACGACAGCATCGGTCGATATTAAAGGGAAAATCGATCGTTATGCGCCAGTGACCCTAAAAGGGGATATTAACCCACTGCTGGATAAGCCTTATCTTGACTTAGACCTAGTGTTTAAGAGTGTCGAGCTGACCTCTGTGAATCCTTATTCAGGCACCTATGCAGGCTATTACATCGATAAGGGGCAATTGTCCTTAGCGCTCAACTACAAACTGGAGCAAAACCAACTCAAGGGCAGCAACCACTTAGTGATTGATCAGCTTAAGCTGGGTAAACGCAGCAACAGTGACTTAGCCACCAGTTTGCCCGTGACATTAGCGATTGCCCTGTTACAGGACCGCCACGGCGTGATTGACCTTGGGATGGAAGTCTCCGGCGACTTAGACTCACCCAGCTTTAGTGTCGGCGGTATTATCATGACGGCCATCACCAATGTGATCACTAAGGCCGTAACAGCGCCCTTCTCTTTCCTTGCGGGTCTGGTAGGCTCCGATGAAACCTTAGATAAAATCCCCTTCAACCCAGGGCAATTTGTACTCAGCCCAACTGAGCAGGAAAGCTTAGATAAACTCGCTAAAGGCTTAGACGATCGCCCAATGCTCAAATTGAGTCTTGAGGGCAGCGTGGATGCCGTCAAGGATAGCCAAGCGATTGCCGAGCGCATGATGAAGCGCAAGCTGGCCACACTAGCCAATCTGCCACTGGCGGAATTACCCGCGGATCTCAGCCCGAGCCAATTCCCAACCGAAGGCCCACTGGCCGATGCGCTGGTAAAACTGTACGAGCAGGAAGTCAAAACCAATCCGGATGATGTGAAAGACACTATTATTGCTGAGGCCAAAGATACGCCATTGAGCAAAGAGGAACTCACTACCCGTTGGCATATTGCGCTGTATAATCTCACGGTAAAAGCGCAAACAGTTAGCCCTGGCATGTTAGGCGATTTAGCCCAAGAGCGGGCTAAGTCGGTTAAAGCCTATCTTGTCGACAGTAAAGGAATCGCACCAGAGCGGATTTTCCTACTCGAGAGCCGCGTGACCTTGAGCCAAGATGCGGCGCAGGTGAATATGAGCATAGACGCGAACTAATACTCACCGACATCAAAACATGGATAATAAAACGCCCAGTGCTCACTGGGCGTTTTTATACCGCGAGTCGGCAAACAGCCTCAGTCTCAATTGCTTGGCCTCACGCATCCCTTAGGTTACACTCTGCGGCTTTATGCGAGCGGAATCACATTTCGCCAAGTCTTTTCGACAACGAAATACCATTTCGCACCATCCATACTGCGGCGCGCTAACACACTTTATTCGAGGTAATTATGTTTATTATTCGCTGGATTTTAGGTCGGATCATTTTGTTACTGAACTTTGTGTTCACCCCAAAGAAGCGCAAACGCCCACAGGCAGAGCAACAACAGATTGACGCCCAGACCCAAGCGCTGGCCTTATATCAATACAATGCCTGCCCTTTCTGCGTTAAAGTGCGCCGCGCCATGCGTCGTCAAGGACTGAATATTCAAACGGTTGATGCAAAACAATCTCCGCACAAAGATGAGCTGATCGCAAAGGGCGGTAAGCAACAGGTTCCTTGTTTACGCATCGAAGAAAATGGCCAAGTACAATGGCTGTATGAGTCGAAAGAAATTATTAATTACTTAGATCAACGCTTTGCCTAAATGAAATGCGCGCCCTATGGCGCGCTTCTTATTTACGCCTTGCTTTACTAGCACCACGTTTATTTACGCCAAAGATATTCGCGATCGGAATAGTCAAACAACCACTGGGGCTGGTACACCACTAAAAGCGTCACCGCCATGCCATTGAGCAGCGCTTCGGGGAACGCTAATAGCGGGATTAACATCAGATAATTATCAATCAACACGCCCCAGTCATAATCCATTGACCACCACAGCCAGAATGCCCAACTGAATTGGTGAAAAACCGTCGACAAGCCAGCGTTAATAAAGGCGCCGACAAAAATAAACACAAAAATATGCTTAGGAAACAAATGATAACTACGGCTGTAGAGGATAAAGGCACAGAACAGCGGAATAGCGATAGCAAACAAGCTAAAAGCCCCAAACTCGGCGGGCTGCTTTAATACAAACACACTGAAAAATGCGCTCGGAAGCAGCAAGGCAACCGTGGCTAAACGCCAACCAAACATCAGTAGGCAAGTGACTATACCTAAGAAGTGTAAATGCAATCCCACTTGAATACTGGCATTGAGCAACCACAGGGTGTTTACCGCAATCAGGGTCAATAACAGCCGCCATTGTAAGCTTTTGTCCTTCAGTACTTGCTGTAGCTCCTCCTTAGGCCAGATGGCATAAATCCACAGCGCCAGTAGCAACAGACTCAGGCACTGCAATGGGCTGATATCCCATTCGATTTGTGCAAAACGATTCGCCCAAAAGTCCAACATGAGTAAGGCTCCCTCAGTACAGCGCCATTCGGCGTGATAAAGCGGTAAAGATAACCACGGTATACGAGAGTCAGTATATCGTGAATAAAACCCATAATTGCATGATATTTCGCGGCATATTAAGGTATTCTTCGATAAGAGAATCACCTAAGAGTAATCCTTCATATGCTATTAAGATCGATAAGTCTGACACTGCTGAGCTGCTTTACCCTACTCGCCTGTAGCAGCGCCCCAATAGATCCCGCTGAGTTTGCCGGAAAATTTAAAGATAAGCTCACCACAGATCTGCGCGCCGATGGCCTAAAACTCTTTACCTATCAAGCCGGTTTAGCCGAAGACAAATCGAAAAAGGATAATGCCGAGCGCCCCTTCCCCCACGAAGAACGCATGCGCCAAGTCGCCCAAGATTCTAGAGAGCAGCGCCGCAGTCGTAAAGAGCAGGCCGACTCACTCGAGATTTGGGGAAAACAGGTGGAGCTGGGGTTAGAAAAAACCTTAGAAATGACAGGCTATTGCCGCGAAGGTTATTTCGAATTGAGTCGAAATATTGAATCGGGACGCGGCGAAATTCGCGGAGAATGCAAAGAAGGCGCCACCGAGGAAGATAAACAAAAATTTGCGCGCTTTTAGCAAGTTTGAGTGCTTATCTTTACCAGTAAAAAGAAAAAAATAAGGGCGAAGTTATCGCCCTTATTTCAACGCTTTACTTAGCTAACTCACTGAACGCTAAATCAAAGCCTCAATTCATTCAGTCTGCAATTAAACCGCTTCGTTTAAGGGAACTGCACGGTTTTCGAGTAACACAGGGATCCCATCCGTGATTGGATAGGCTAATTTGTCTGCCTTACAAATCAATTGCTGCGTTGTTTTATCGTATTCCAATTTTCCCTTGCACACAGGGCAAGCGACTATGTCTAACAGTTTTTTATCAAACGCCATGGGATTTTCCTTGTTTAGCTGCAGCCACAGAGCGCACACGGCTCAGCAGCTGTTGTTCAAATGGTGGCGATAGCTTGGCATCCACAGCCAAATACCACCAGTTTTCTTGTGCAAAATCGCGACATTTAACCGCATCTTTTTCTGTCATCATCAGCGGCCGAGATGCCGCAAGCTCGCATAACACGTGTTTATCGTAGGCTTGGTGGTCATCAAAACCATGGGATAACGCGAGTTGAATACCTTGCTGCGTTAACGTCTCAAAAAAGCGCGCCGGATGACCAATGCCCGCCATCGCCACCACAGGTTGCGTCGGGTCAAACACGGCCTCAGCCTTGGGATTTACTGGTAACACCGCACTTGGACTCAGCTGCATCTCATATTGATTTGCCTGAGCGGGCCCACCATTGACCACCACAAAATCCACTTGATTAAGGCGCCAAGCCCCTTCTCGTAGCGGCCCTGCGGGCAACAAATGCTGATTCCCTAAACCGCGCTTTCCATCAATCACCACCAGCTCAATGTCACGGCCGAGGGCGTAATGCTGCAAACCATCGTCACAGATAATCACATCCACGGCAAACTCTGCCAACAACGCCTTGGCGGTATCGACACGTTTGGCTCCCACCACCATAGGCACACCGGTACGCGCGACAATCATGGCGGGCTCATCGCCTACTGCCGCCGCGCTATCTGCCGCGGTAACGACTTTTACCCCTTGTATATCCGCGCCATAACCACGGCTGATGACGCCAGGCTTAAACCCCTGTTGCCGTAACAACTCAATTAAATAGATAACGGTAGGCGTTTTACCGCTGCCGCCAACGGTAATGTTACCGACGACGATAACGGGCACGGGTAATGAAGTTTGGGATTTGAGTCCCAAACGAAACAGGCCGCGTCGAATGGCAGTAATCAAGGCAAATAGCACTGAAAACGGCAGCAAGAGCCACCGCAATGGGTGGCCCTCGTACCAGATTTTATTCACCAGCGCCTGCATTTAGCTACCAAACTGCATTTGGTATAACTTGGCATACATGCCGCCAAGTTCCAGAAGGGATTTATGGGTACCGCGCTCAACGATACGGCCTTGATCGACCACTAAAATTTGGTCGGCACTTTCAATGGTCGACAAACGGTGGGCAATCACAACCGAGGTGCGGTTTTGACGAAGATTATCCAGCCCCTGCTGAATCGCTTTCTCAGATTCGGTATCGAGTGCCGAGGTGGCTTCATCAAGGATCAGCACAGGCGCATCACGCAGCATAGCGCGGGCAATCGCGATACGTTGTCTCTGACCGCCCGATAATAACACGCCGTTTTCACCGACTTGGGTATCTAAACCTTCGGGCAGTTGCTCGATAAATTCCATCGCGTGGGCTAAGGTCGCCGCTTGGATAATCTGCTCGCGGGTCGCTTCGCCGGGATAAGCATAGGCTATATTATTAGCAATAGTATCGTTAAATAGCGTCACTTGCTGCGACACTAAAGCTACTTGATTACGCAATGATTTCAATGAGTAATCATAGATGCTGACATCATCGAGCAGAATATCACCAGATTCCAAGCCAGTGTAGAAACGCGTCACCAGACTGGCGATAGTGGATTTACCCGAACCAGAGCGACCGACTAAAGCCAAGGTTTGCCCTTGAGTCACCTCGAAATCGATATTATCTAAGGCGCGGCGCTCCTGCCCATCGTAGCTGAAGGACACATTATCGAAACGTAAGTTGCCCTTAGCACGCTGGACTGTGTAGGTCCCCGTATCCGACTCTGGCAAAGTATCTAACAGTTCAAAGACCGTGGTACAGGCCGCGATACCACGTTGAAATTCGGCATTCACACGCGTGAGGTTTTTGATGGGTTGCAACATGGCCATCATAGCGCCGAGGATGGTCGCGAAGGTACCAGCGGTCAAATCGGCTTTCATGCTATCGAGACTCGCCGCATACAGCACAAAGGCCAATGCGAAAGAGCCAATCACCATGATCAGCGGCTGGCTAATCGCCTGTGCCACGGCGAGTTTCATATTTTGATGGCGGTTTCTATCATTCACTTTGGCGAAACGCGCCGTTTCGGTTTCTTGTCCGCCGAAAGCCAAGACGTTTTTATGACCTTTAATCATCTGCTCGGTTGCAGCACTGACATCGCCCATCGCCGTTTGGATTTGTTTCGATACCTTACGGAAGCGGCGACTGACAATAGTGATCACCAATCCCATGATCGGGCCAATCACTAAAATACAGAGGGAAAGCTTCCACGAGTTATAAAACATCAGCGCAAGCATACCGATAACCGTCACCCCATCTCGCACGATGGAGATCAAGGCACTGCCCGATGCGCGGGCAATTTGCTCGGTATCGAAGGTGACTTTTGAAATCAAGTTCCCGGTGTTTTCTTTATCCATGTAGCTCACGGGCAAGCTCAGATAATGCTCAAACACCTGCTGGCGCATATCCATGATCAAACGCGCACTCATGTAAGAAATGCCGTAGGTGGAGACAAAGTTCGCAAAACCACGCAGGGAAAACATCAAAATAACCACTATCGGCGCCATTAATAACACTTGGTTATCGGCATGAAAACCTTGGCTAGTGGGGAGTGCGATACCGTTACTGATCGCCGGTGTACTGGAAAAGCCTTTATCGATAAAAGGACCGATAAAAGAAATAAAGGCCGCGTCGACAAGCCCATATACAATCAGGCCGACAACTGAAAGCAAAAACATGCCCTTCATCGGTTTGAGGTAGCCCAGTAGTCGTTTGAAAACTGTCCACATTTCGTCTTTAGGAGATGCTGTCATTGAAAACACTAAATTATGGCAAAGTGGCCATTCTACTCTGGATTAATCAAGTCACCAAATCTAAACAAGCGGTTATACCAAAATGGCGCCAAATCACGCCGATAGGTCTTCACCTCGAGCCGTCCAGCAGCAAAAGAGACGCTGATCTGCCCTTCTCGCCCCGTCGTTAAATAATGAATATCACGCGCTTGATAGCGCGCAACCACATCGGGCTTGGGGAAACCATAACGATTATTAAGACCTGCCGGAAACAACACTAATTCAGGGGCGACTGCATCGATAAAGGCAGGAATTGATGAGGTGCGGCTGCCATGGTGCGGCGCAATGAGCACTTGGCTTTTAAGCTCGGCGCCTGCGAGCGCTTGTTCAATCAGTACCGCTTCGGTTTCCTTTTCAATATCACCACTCAGTAGCAGACTGTGCACACCATCATCAATACGCAGCACGCAAGAGGCGTTATTCCCTCCCTTGGCAGTCTGAGGCGAGATAAAGTTTAACGTTAATTGCTGCCACTGAATTTGCTGCGGCACACAGGGCATCCCCTCTAAATGAGCCACATCGGTTATCCAGTTTGCCCTTGGATAGGCTTTAGCCAGCACTTCGGCACCGCCAGCATGGTCGTTATCCCCATGACTCACAACAATATAATCCACCTGAGCTAAGCCTTTGCTGTTAATAAACGGGATAATCACCCGTTCGCTATAGCTAAAATCCTCACCAAAGGCGGCGCCCGTGTCATAGATAAGTGCGCGTTTATCCTGTTCAATCACCACGGCTAATCCCTGCCCCACATCCAGTAGATGCAGTGTCCACTGAGGGGAGGATGACTCAGTCACACGTGGAAAAATCACGAATATGAACGGAATAAACAGCAAGGCTAAGGGTAAATGCCAGAGCCCATACCGACTATGATGCGGAAGGTAACGCCACAGTATCAAGGCCAACAGTACACACAGACTGGACCCGAGTAAGGTCTCAGAGACCGAATGCCAATGGGCGGGTAAATCACCACTAAGTTCGAGTAACTTGCCATAAGGAAGTAGTGTTAAATCAGCCAGATGGAACAGCCCAAACCATGCTTGACCAAAAAGCGAGCCTAACCACCAGAGGATAAACGCCAGCATAGACAAGGGGATAACGATTAAGCTAAACCACGGCACCACCAGCATATTCATCCACAGACTGTGTACACTAAGGCCGCCGAAAAAAACCGCCTGCACCAGCCCTAATACCAGACTTAAACGCCATTGAATTGACCAAAATTGCGCAAGTCTCCCTCTCGCTTTTGCCCTAAAGGTAGCGTTACCTTCAACGGGCTGAATACGCGGCACGCTTTCCAAGGTATATAAAATAATCGCCAAGGCGCAAAACGACAGCCAAAAACCAGCACTCAAACAGGCAAGCGGATCGAGCAAAAGCACAATAAAGAGTGCAAACAGTAAACGGTCCCACGCACTCGAGTAGCGTCTTAATAAACTCAGCAGCATGATCAATAAAATCATCACTAACGCGCGTTGGGTCGAAACGGCAAACCCCGCTAAATAGCTATAAAATAAGGCACTACCTCCGGCGAGCAATAGCGCAATCACTAGATTTCGCCTGCTCGGATGCGCCGCGAAGCGGCTTAATAGAAACAGCGTGCATACATAAACCCAAGCGGTGATCACAGATAAATGCAGCCCAGATATCGCCACTAAATGCCCAGTTCCGGTTTGCCTTAATGCCTGCCACTTACTGGCTGGTATGAGTTGCTTATCGCCCAAGATCAGCGCGAGCAAAATATCCCCCTGCGCAAATGTCGACAACTTAGGGGACAATTGGCTAATCAGATGATTTCTTAATGAAAAAAGCGATGTTTCTAACGTTGCATGTAGTACCCTGCCCTTGCCAACAATATGCTGACTAATCAATTGCTTTTGTTCGTTGTAACCACCTTGATTTAACACGCTCGAGATAGTTTTAGGCATCAGCGTAAATGACCAAACTTGTCCCACTTGCACCGCTTCAGGAGATTGCCAAGTGAGTCGCAACTTCGCCCTTGGCCAAAAGATTAAATTTGGTTTATCGACAATAATATCGAAGCTAACCCAGTCGCTGTTTTGACTAACTAGTGATATGATTTCGGCCCTCACTTGAATTGGCTGTTGCGATAAAGGAAGATCCTGCCGAGATAAGACTAAGCAAAACCCTGTAAGCCAACACATCGCGAAGAGTACGCCAGACAAACTAGGCGCTTTTTTGAATAAGATGAGTGCCCCAAGGCAAAGGTAGGGTAAAGAATCGATTGGCAGCAGCGAGGGCCACAACATCGCTGATAATAAGGTGGCACTAAAGCCAAAAATGAATCCATTCATAGTGAATTAAGTTAAGACAGCAATTTCAGCCTATGCCAAAAAAATTAATCAAAAAATATATGCCTAAGCCTGAAACCCTGCGTGAGCACAAACACCTACGCATTTTCGGTCGCTTATTACATAACCCCAATCTGTGGGCGCTTAATCGCCGCTCTGCCCCGGGGGCCTTTGCCATAGGTTTGTTTGTCGCTTGGATCCCAATGCCGTTTCAAATGGTGGTCGCCGCCGCTTTCGCCATCCTGTTTAATGTCAATATTCCTGTCTCTGTCGCATTAGTGTGGATCACCAACCCGCTCACCATGCCAGTGATGTTTTATGGCGCTTATTTATTGGGCGCAAAAATTCTTGGCCATGCGCCGCAGGAGTTTGCCTTTGAAGCCAGCTGGCAATGGATTGAGTCTTCATTGGCCACCATTGGCCCTGCATTTTTGCTTGGTTGCTTAGTGTTGGGAGTCATATTTTCCGCCTTGGGATACCTGACGATCAGTAATCTGTGGAAATACTCCATCATGTTTAAATGGCAAAAGCGTAAGACCAAATAATTTGCCGAATCTTTGCCGCACCATCCCGCGGCTCACTCGTATTTGATTTAAGGGCATCTAAGCGCATCTAATCACTTTGATTAGCGCTTAGATGTCTTATAAGTGTCCAGCTTAGATACATTTGCTTAACTTGTTGCATTGGATCTTGTAGTCAAGCTCACCCAAGATATTGAACGAGTTAACTCCTCTAAGCATGACCTCCTCAGCCCCTGTAACACTTGCCGCTTACTAAACTTAAATCGCTAAATAGCCCTATCTCGTCTCCAACTAGAGAGACAATCCGTCACATCTAACAGCAAAATAAACAGCTTACACGGCAATAAACTGACTGTTACTCAAAAGGAGATATATACATTCATTTTATTTGCAGCTTAAAATATTCCCATGTTCACCTTCACCACTGCCCTGTATGCTGAATATTGATGAACCCGCACACTTACAACCCAAAGTGGCCTTGTTTCGCTTAGGTTTTAGACCCTTTTTCCTGTTTGCCAGCCTGTTTAGTCTCTTAAGTTTGGGCATATGGGGCGGTTTGCTCTCAGGCAAATCGTTACTGCCAAGCACACTCAATCCTCTCTGGTGGCATGGTCATGAGATGATTTTTGGCTTTGTCTGCGCTGTAGTTGCAGGCTTTTTACTGACGGCCGTTCAAAACTGGACAGGACGCCCTGGCATTAAAGGTTTGCCTTTAGCTGGGCTATTTTTAGTCTGGCTACTGCCTCGGTTGTTGTTCATATTGCCCTTCAATATTCCGCTTGTGGCCATTCTGGTCATCGATCTGCTGTTTTTACCCTTAACAGCAGTCTTGTTAGCCATTTCGGTGATTGAGGTTCGCCAGTGGCGCAACTTTGTGTTTATCCCCATTCTGAGTTTACTCACCGTTTTCAACGGCGTGAGTTATTACGGCTTAATGACTAATCAATTGAATTGGATGAATAACGGACTCTATGCCGCAGTGATATTGGTCGCGGTTATTGTTGCGCTGCTCGGTGGACGGGTGATCCCATTTTTCACTGAGCGAGCTACCCAATGGCAAAAACAGTCTCCTATCCCAGCGATAGAGTATTTAAGTTTCGTTAGCCTATTAGCCCTAGTGATAAGTCTCTTTTTAACAGAAACATTATTGACCCGTATTCTTGCAGGTGTCGCAGGCTTAGTACTCTTCATTCGTTGGTCTCGCTGGGGATGGAATGCCAGTTGGCCAGTGCCACTATTATGGTCGCTGCATTTAAGTTACTTATGTATCCCCATAGGTTTAGGGCTGATTGCCGCAGGATTGCCACTTTCCGTTGGCATGCATGCCATTACTGTTGGGGGATTGGGCGGAATGATCCTCGCGATGATGTCACGGGTCTCGCTCGGGCATACGGGGCGTACACTGACGCCGCCGCGACCAATGGCGCTGGCTTTTGCCTTGATCCTCTGCGCCACAGTGCTGCGTGTCCTCGCGGGCTTACTTAGTACTTGGTTTATCGAACTCATGCTCGCCGCCATTGCGCTGTGGATCTTAGCCTTTGGCTGTTTCTGTTACTGTTATGGACCAATGCTTTGTCGCGTAAGGGTCGATGGACGCCCTGGCTAAAGCAGCGCCTAAAATCACGGCGCTTTGATTCTGTGGCTCAACAAGCAATTGTTATCTTGTGAATTGAGTCACAGAGAATCACGCCTCTTTTCCCTACCTAAGGTATTTTTACTGTTACTATTTATAAAAATATTCAGTAGGGAGTACCTATGCCATTTTATCGTCAATACGGTGCCAAGGGCTTAAAAGCCGTTGAGCATCTGGTATTAATCATCATCGCCATTGCGACCGTTGTCGCCATCGGTCAAGAAATTGTTCATGTCTTTAATGTCGGCGCCGTAGCGCTTGCCGATCTACTGTTATTGTTTATTTACCTTGAAGTGCTCGCCATGGTGGCCAACTACGCCGAATCGGGCAAATTACCCGTGCGTATGCCGCTGTACATTGCGATTGTCGCCCTAGCGCGGTACTTAATCTTAGATATGAAGAGCATGGATGACTGGCGCATTGCCGCCATTTCACTCTCTACGTTGATTTTAGCGGCGACGGTTATCGTTATCCGCTGGGGCCAATTAAAAATGCCCTACCCTAAAAATCAAGAATACGATAATTAATTCTCCTGCGCGCCATTGCCCACCCAAACGCAATGGCGCGTTGTTCCTGCCAGTAAAATCCCCACCAAAGACCTCGCTTTCACATTGGTATTCTGCCAAAAAGCAATTATGCTAGTTTTACTGAGATCAATTATTTACGGGGCAATTGAGTTATGGGTGACCATCCAACAGGATTTGAAGAAAAACGTGGGTCGCTTCGCGTGGATATGGAAGCCGAGCGCGTACTCTTACATTGGACAGATAACGACGATGTAAACCATACCGACCAAGGCGTGTGCATCGATTTAGCCCGTCGAGGTATTTTGTTTGATTATAAAAAACCGTTCTCGCTGGGTGATTTAGTCACTGTGACCTTTAATCCTGACACCGATCATGAGAATAGCGTTAAAGGTCAGGTCTGCCGCTGCTCTAAACGTCATGATCAAAGCTATCATGTCGCCATGCAATTGCTTTAATTTCAATCCAGCTACGCAGGGTCGATTGAGCTGTTCTACACTGAATTAGTTGAACTATTCGTACAGGGGACATAGCTATGATATTGCTGGTGGGTGGTGAAAAAGGTGGTAGTGGCAAGAGTTGCCTCGCGCAAAATCTGGCGGTTTATATAAAACAGAAATTTGACGCCAATGTGCTGATGGTCGACTGTGACCCACAACGTACCACATCCGATTGGATCCAAGCCCGAAACAACGACCCTAGCCTCCCTGCCATTAACTGTATTCAACTCTACGGCAAAATTCGTAACGATTTGCTCAGTCTCAATGAGCGTTTTGACTATGTGATTGTCGACTGTGGTGGCCAAGATAACCTTGCGATGCGCGCCGCGATGTCGGTGGCCACTTACGTGGTGATCCCCCTAAGACCTAAGCGTCGCGATCTAAAAACCTTGCCCCATATGGAAGACATGCTCAGCACCTGTAAGATGGTTAACCCCAAAATGGTGGCCACCATAGTGCTCACCCAATGCCCCGCGCTG comes from the Shewanella mangrovisoli genome and includes:
- a CDS encoding DUF748 domain-containing protein, yielding MLTQLSRLKLAFFSRPRYQRILAYLTIIYLSYLIILGLVLPKAVVSFAPEKLAEVLGRPVTLQDMRVNPFTFQVNIEQFEVKEKDNQAFAGLSQLQFEVNFWQSVFNQAVVIDHIQLQGPFANIRRFQTQGKTQFNFDDIITTLNQAKTPSEPETATESTHPPRVILGEFSLSAGKVKFDDQITQALVDYPNINLKLSQLDTEYLMTANPASTANAQVTTSQDKPAMDTPTTQANSASNPPSILHNQFVAQLQDAHAGEVSLAGQFQLTPFKLVGDAQLAKLQLAPFWPFVADQFKVKLAAGELSINSHYQVELPADGNVQLTVDRGQVIVEKVDLLNGDQSVIALPLLAIDGINLNLAKQLVDIKQIHSEGLSLKAKLDEQGIDLAQLLMPKSIAAYTDTAAPNTSAETQTPEATAETNMSVTSASQAASDTSAAEQQDAWLVTLGGLSIENYDIQLAEYKLTQTAQQWRVYPLNFATQTIVSDLKAPIEYELSFALNDKGRFISKGQVDVPSESINADLKVEQLALAQFQPYLAPYVNMQLSSGLLSSDGKLNADGKGKAIYQGSVELDDLSILDNIRKAPLVKWQKMHINQLDFDQQLNKINIDHLSFNQPYAKVVIAKDRTTNISNLIVETPATDKSKSTATTAKTEAKPQSSPDATAKQPELSLDIQKISFNQGSAFFADNSLTPNFASGIEQLEGNISHLSSKPGTTASVDIKGKIDRYAPVTLKGDINPLLDKPYLDLDLVFKSVELTSVNPYSGTYAGYYIDKGQLSLALNYKLEQNQLKGSNHLVIDQLKLGKRSNSDLATSLPVTLAIALLQDRHGVIDLGMEVSGDLDSPSFSVGGIIMTAITNVITKAVTAPFSFLAGLVGSDETLDKIPFNPGQFVLSPTEQESLDKLAKGLDDRPMLKLSLEGSVDAVKDSQAIAERMMKRKLATLANLPLAELPADLSPSQFPTEGPLADALVKLYEQEVKTNPDDVKDTIIAEAKDTPLSKEELTTRWHIALYNLTVKAQTVSPGMLGDLAQERAKSVKAYLVDSKGIAPERIFLLESRVTLSQDAAQVNMSIDAN
- a CDS encoding glutaredoxin family protein, giving the protein MFIIRWILGRIILLLNFVFTPKKRKRPQAEQQQIDAQTQALALYQYNACPFCVKVRRAMRRQGLNIQTVDAKQSPHKDELIAKGGKQQVPCLRIEENGQVQWLYESKEIINYLDQRFA
- a CDS encoding energy-coupling factor ABC transporter permease, producing MLDFWANRFAQIEWDISPLQCLSLLLLALWIYAIWPKEELQQVLKDKSLQWRLLLTLIAVNTLWLLNASIQVGLHLHFLGIVTCLLMFGWRLATVALLLPSAFFSVFVLKQPAEFGAFSLFAIAIPLFCAFILYSRSYHLFPKHIFVFIFVGAFINAGLSTVFHQFSWAFWLWWSMDYDWGVLIDNYLMLIPLLAFPEALLNGMAVTLLVVYQPQWLFDYSDREYLWRK
- a CDS encoding Trm112 family protein; protein product: MAFDKKLLDIVACPVCKGKLEYDKTTQQLICKADKLAYPITDGIPVLLENRAVPLNEAV
- the lpxK gene encoding tetraacyldisaccharide 4'-kinase, which translates into the protein MQALVNKIWYEGHPLRWLLLPFSVLFALITAIRRGLFRLGLKSQTSLPVPVIVVGNITVGGSGKTPTVIYLIELLRQQGFKPGVISRGYGADIQGVKVVTAADSAAAVGDEPAMIVARTGVPMVVGAKRVDTAKALLAEFAVDVIICDDGLQHYALGRDIELVVIDGKRGLGNQHLLPAGPLREGAWRLNQVDFVVVNGGPAQANQYEMQLSPSAVLPVNPKAEAVFDPTQPVVAMAGIGHPARFFETLTQQGIQLALSHGFDDHQAYDKHVLCELAASRPLMMTEKDAVKCRDFAQENWWYLAVDAKLSPPFEQQLLSRVRSVAAAKQGKSHGV
- the msbA gene encoding lipid A export permease/ATP-binding protein MsbA, producing MTASPKDEMWTVFKRLLGYLKPMKGMFLLSVVGLIVYGLVDAAFISFIGPFIDKGFSSTPAISNGIALPTSQGFHADNQVLLMAPIVVILMFSLRGFANFVSTYGISYMSARLIMDMRQQVFEHYLSLPVSYMDKENTGNLISKVTFDTEQIARASGSALISIVRDGVTVIGMLALMFYNSWKLSLCILVIGPIMGLVITIVSRRFRKVSKQIQTAMGDVSAATEQMIKGHKNVLAFGGQETETARFAKVNDRNRHQNMKLAVAQAISQPLIMVIGSFALAFVLYAASLDSMKADLTAGTFATILGAMMAMLQPIKNLTRVNAEFQRGIAACTTVFELLDTLPESDTGTYTVQRAKGNLRFDNVSFSYDGQERRALDNIDFEVTQGQTLALVGRSGSGKSTIASLVTRFYTGLESGDILLDDVSIYDYSLKSLRNQVALVSQQVTLFNDTIANNIAYAYPGEATREQIIQAATLAHAMEFIEQLPEGLDTQVGENGVLLSGGQRQRIAIARAMLRDAPVLILDEATSALDTESEKAIQQGLDNLRQNRTSVVIAHRLSTIESADQILVVDQGRIVERGTHKSLLELGGMYAKLYQMQFGS